A window of Verrucomicrobia bacterium CG1_02_43_26 contains these coding sequences:
- a CDS encoding UDP-N-acetylglucosamine 1-carboxyvinyltransferase: MDVVQIIGGNPLWGTVNVSGAKNACLPIFAATLLTEETCVIENVPNLSDVRFMAQILEHLGAEVAETVPGTWEITAKNITHKAPYNLVRQMRASVCLMGPLLGRLRQAIVSLPGGCIIGQRPIDLHLKGFSKLGTSVNINNGYVYLDGIGGMKGSDIFLGGRHGSTVTGTANLIMAAVLTPGTTRIDSAACEPEIEDLCQMLLLMGAKIEGLGTHYLTIHGVEKLNGCRYSVCGDRIEAGTFIIAGLLGKNDITVKGTEVRHMRSLLHKLEEANADITIIDSQTVRARGSLDRLKPLEIITLPFPGFPTDLQAQMTTLMALTPGISIVTERIYPNRFMHVPELLRMGANISIEGASAIINGVNHLSGAPVMASDLRASAALVLAGLIAQGETWIQRIYHLDRGYENIDNKLRSLGAVINRMADKDMPAHVA; this comes from the coding sequence ATGGATGTTGTGCAAATTATTGGTGGAAATCCGTTGTGGGGTACGGTTAATGTTAGTGGCGCGAAAAATGCCTGTTTACCCATTTTTGCAGCCACACTGCTAACGGAAGAAACGTGTGTTATTGAAAATGTGCCTAACTTAAGCGATGTTCGCTTCATGGCTCAAATACTGGAGCATTTAGGAGCAGAGGTTGCGGAAACGGTACCGGGCACTTGGGAAATCACAGCAAAAAACATTACACATAAGGCTCCTTACAATTTGGTTCGCCAAATGCGTGCGTCTGTTTGCCTCATGGGGCCTTTACTTGGCAGACTACGCCAAGCTATCGTCTCTTTACCGGGCGGTTGCATCATCGGGCAACGGCCTATTGATCTCCACCTCAAGGGCTTTTCCAAATTGGGTACTTCTGTCAATATCAACAATGGCTACGTCTATCTCGATGGTATTGGCGGCATGAAGGGCTCTGATATCTTTTTAGGGGGTCGCCATGGCAGCACAGTAACAGGAACCGCAAACCTTATTATGGCCGCTGTTCTTACTCCGGGAACAACGCGTATCGATAGCGCCGCTTGTGAGCCGGAAATCGAAGATCTTTGCCAAATGCTACTCTTGATGGGGGCAAAAATTGAGGGCCTAGGCACGCATTACCTCACGATTCATGGGGTAGAAAAACTAAATGGCTGCCGTTACAGCGTCTGTGGGGATCGTATTGAAGCGGGTACGTTCATCATTGCCGGTCTTTTAGGCAAAAATGACATTACGGTAAAGGGCACTGAAGTACGCCACATGCGTTCTCTTTTACATAAACTCGAAGAAGCCAATGCGGATATCACAATCATTGATTCGCAAACCGTCCGTGCTCGTGGTTCTTTAGATCGCCTCAAACCATTGGAAATCATTACGCTTCCTTTCCCGGGTTTTCCGACAGATTTGCAGGCTCAAATGACAACGCTTATGGCACTCACGCCAGGTATCAGTATTGTCACCGAGCGTATTTATCCAAATCGTTTCATGCATGTTCCGGAGTTACTTCGCATGGGCGCAAATATCTCTATTGAGGGTGCTAGTGCGATCATAAATGGGGTAAATCACCTTTCTGGCGCCCCTGTTATGGCATCAGACCTTCGGGCAAGTGCTGCTTTGGTTCTCGCTGGCTTAATAGCTCAGGGAGAGACCTGGATTCAGCGCATCTACCACCTGGATCGTGGTTATGAAAATATTGATAACAAACTGCGTTCCCTAGGTGCCGTCATTAACCGCATGGCAGACAAGGATATGCCCGCGCACGTTGCTTAA